Proteins co-encoded in one Lysobacter solisilvae genomic window:
- the rpsN gene encoding 30S ribosomal protein S14 yields MAKTSMINREIKRKKLNKQHGAKRLALKKIISSTTASYEEKIEAATKLQKLPRDSSESRQRNRCALSGRSRGVYKKFGLGRNMLRKATMNGDVPGLRKASW; encoded by the coding sequence ATGGCCAAGACCTCGATGATCAACCGCGAAATCAAGCGGAAGAAGCTCAACAAGCAGCACGGCGCCAAGCGCCTGGCGCTGAAGAAGATCATCTCCAGCACGACTGCGTCGTACGAAGAGAAGATCGAAGCGGCGACCAAGCTGCAGAAGCTCCCGCGTGACTCGTCCGAGAGCCGCCAGCGCAACCGTTGCGCACTGTCCGGCCGCTCGCGTGGCGTCTACAAGAAGTTCGGCCTGGGCCGCAACATGCTGCGTAAGGCGACCATGAACGGGGACGTCCCGGGCCTGCGCAAGGCCAGCTGGTAA
- the rpsH gene encoding 30S ribosomal protein S8: MSMTDPIADMLVRIKNAAAVRKPTVKMPSSKIKSAIAAVLKDEGYIADFRVTQNGAKADLEVVLKYYEGKPVIERLQRYSRSGLRQYRGKDELPKVLGGLGVAIISTSKGIMTDAQARQQGVGGEVLCFVA; the protein is encoded by the coding sequence ATGAGCATGACTGATCCCATCGCCGACATGCTGGTCCGCATCAAGAATGCGGCGGCTGTTCGGAAGCCGACGGTGAAAATGCCGTCCTCCAAGATCAAGAGCGCGATCGCCGCCGTCCTGAAGGACGAGGGCTACATCGCCGACTTCCGCGTGACCCAGAACGGCGCCAAGGCCGATCTCGAAGTCGTGCTGAAGTACTACGAAGGCAAGCCGGTGATCGAGCGCCTCCAGCGCTACTCACGTTCGGGTCTGCGCCAGTATCGCGGCAAGGATGAACTCCCCAAGGTCCTCGGTGGCCTCGGCGTCGCGATCATTTCCACCTCCAAGGGCATCATGACCGATGCGCAGGCGCGCCAGCAGGGCGTCGGCGGTGAAGTCCTGTGCTTCGTGGCCTAA
- the rplF gene encoding 50S ribosomal protein L6: MSRVAKKPVALPKGVEISVQADSINAKGAKGTLSVPKPAGINVKIEDGQAVFSTEDAALIPLTGTLRAILANMVKGVSEGFERKLELVGVGYRASMSGKDLNLSLGFSHPVLFQTPEGITIATPTQTEILVSGADKQRVGEVAAKIRGFRPPEPYKGKGVKYAGEVIIRKEAKKA, translated from the coding sequence ATGTCTCGTGTAGCCAAGAAGCCGGTCGCCCTGCCCAAGGGCGTCGAAATTTCCGTGCAGGCCGACAGCATCAACGCCAAGGGTGCCAAGGGCACGCTCAGCGTCCCGAAGCCGGCCGGCATCAACGTCAAGATCGAAGACGGCCAGGCCGTGTTCTCGACCGAGGACGCCGCGCTGATCCCGCTGACCGGTACCCTCCGTGCCATCCTCGCCAACATGGTGAAGGGCGTTTCCGAAGGCTTTGAGCGCAAGCTCGAGCTGGTGGGCGTCGGTTACCGTGCCTCGATGAGCGGCAAGGACCTCAACCTGTCGCTGGGCTTCTCCCATCCGGTGCTGTTCCAGACCCCGGAAGGCATCACCATCGCCACGCCGACGCAGACCGAGATCCTGGTTTCGGGCGCGGACAAGCAGCGCGTCGGTGAAGTTGCCGCCAAGATCCGCGGGTTCCGTCCGCCGGAGCCCTACAAGGGCAAGGGTGTGAAGTACGCCGGCGAAGTCATCATCCGTAAGGAAGCGAAGAAGGCCTGA
- the rplR gene encoding 50S ribosomal protein L18, with amino-acid sequence MSIKNTARLRRAKSTRAHIRNLGVPRLTVLRTGQHLYAQVFTADGSKVLAAASTTQADVKEGLKSGKNAEAAAKVGRAIAEKAKAAGVEKVAFDRSGYRFHGRIKALADAAREGGLQF; translated from the coding sequence ATGAGCATCAAGAACACCGCCCGCCTGCGTCGCGCCAAGTCGACCCGCGCCCACATCCGCAACCTGGGTGTGCCGCGCCTGACCGTCCTGCGCACCGGCCAGCATCTGTACGCCCAGGTCTTCACCGCCGACGGTTCCAAGGTCCTGGCTGCCGCCTCGACCACCCAGGCCGACGTCAAGGAAGGCCTGAAGAGCGGCAAGAATGCCGAGGCCGCCGCCAAGGTCGGTCGCGCCATCGCCGAGAAGGCCAAGGCCGCGGGCGTCGAGAAGGTCGCATTCGACCGCTCGGGCTACCGCTTCCACGGTCGCATCAAGGCCCTGGCTGACGCCGCACGCGAAGGCGGCCTGCAGTTCTAA
- the rpsE gene encoding 30S ribosomal protein S5, with protein MAEEQRAPRGRDRDRNREEADDGMIEKLIAVNRVSKTVKGGRQFTFTALTVVGDGNGKVGFGYGKAREVPVAIQKSMEYARKSFINVDLNNGTLWHAVKSGHGAARVFMQPASEGTGVIAGGAMRAVLEAVGVKNVLAKAVGSRNPINLVRATLAGLGEMHSPAKIAAKRGKKVEDLNHG; from the coding sequence ATGGCAGAAGAACAACGTGCACCGCGGGGCCGCGATCGTGATCGCAACCGCGAGGAAGCCGATGACGGCATGATCGAGAAGCTGATCGCGGTCAACCGCGTCAGCAAGACGGTCAAGGGTGGTCGCCAGTTCACCTTCACGGCCCTGACGGTCGTGGGCGACGGCAACGGCAAGGTCGGTTTTGGTTACGGCAAGGCGCGCGAAGTGCCGGTCGCGATCCAGAAGTCGATGGAATATGCCCGCAAGAGCTTCATCAACGTCGATCTGAACAACGGCACCCTGTGGCACGCGGTGAAGTCCGGCCACGGCGCGGCTCGCGTGTTCATGCAGCCGGCTTCCGAAGGTACCGGCGTCATTGCTGGTGGCGCGATGCGCGCCGTCCTCGAAGCCGTGGGCGTCAAGAACGTGCTGGCCAAGGCCGTGGGTTCGCGCAACCCGATCAACCTGGTGCGCGCCACGCTCGCCGGCCTGGGTGAAATGCATTCGCCGGCCAAGATTGCGGCCAAGCGCGGCAAGAAGGTGGAGGACCTGAACCATGGCTAA
- the rpmD gene encoding 50S ribosomal protein L30 — MAKKEASAAGTVKVRLVKGLRGTQARHRLSVKALGLNKLNDVRELKDSPSVRGLINQLHYLVRVEE; from the coding sequence ATGGCTAAGAAGGAAGCTTCCGCTGCCGGCACCGTCAAGGTGCGTCTGGTCAAGGGTCTGCGTGGTACCCAGGCGCGTCACCGTTTGTCGGTGAAGGCGCTGGGCCTGAACAAGCTCAACGATGTGCGTGAACTGAAGGACAGCCCGTCTGTGCGCGGCCTGATCAATCAGCTCCACTACCTCGTTCGCGTCGAGGAGTAA
- the rplO gene encoding 50S ribosomal protein L15, whose amino-acid sequence MNMRLNTLQPADGARTDRKRVGRGIGSGLGKTCGRGHKGSFARSGKGKIKAGFEGGQMPMQRRLPKVGFRSLIKKDTAEVLLYALDKLDAGDIDLAALKAAKLVPPNAKQAKIVKKGELTKKFVLKGVLATAGAKAAIEAAGGKVGE is encoded by the coding sequence ATCAACATGCGTCTCAACACTCTGCAACCCGCCGACGGCGCCCGCACCGACCGCAAGCGCGTCGGCCGTGGCATCGGTTCCGGCCTGGGCAAGACCTGCGGTCGCGGCCACAAGGGTTCGTTCGCGCGCTCGGGCAAGGGCAAGATCAAGGCCGGCTTCGAAGGCGGCCAGATGCCCATGCAGCGTCGTCTGCCGAAGGTCGGCTTCCGTTCGCTGATCAAGAAGGACACGGCCGAAGTCCTGCTCTACGCACTGGACAAGCTCGACGCCGGTGACATCGACCTGGCCGCCCTCAAGGCCGCCAAGCTCGTGCCGCCGAACGCCAAGCAGGCCAAGATCGTGAAGAAGGGCGAGCTCACCAAGAAGTTCGTGCTCAAGGGCGTGCTGGCCACGGCTGGCGCGAAGGCCGCGATCGAAGCGGCTGGCGGAAAGGTCGGGGAGTAA
- the rpsM gene encoding 30S ribosomal protein S13, with translation MARIAGVNLPAQKHVWVGLQSIYGIGRTRSKQVCDSAGVTQSTKIRDLSEPEVERLRSEIAKFVVEGDLRREIGIAIKRLMDLGCYRGLRHRRGLPLRGQRTRTNARTRKGPRKAIKK, from the coding sequence ATGGCGCGTATTGCTGGCGTCAACCTGCCTGCCCAGAAGCACGTCTGGGTCGGGCTGCAAAGCATCTACGGCATCGGCCGTACCCGTTCGAAGCAGGTCTGTGATTCGGCTGGCGTCACGCAGTCGACCAAGATCCGCGACCTGTCGGAACCGGAAGTCGAGCGCCTGCGCTCCGAGATCGCGAAGTTCGTGGTCGAAGGCGACCTGCGTCGTGAAATCGGTATCGCCATCAAGCGTCTGATGGACCTGGGCTGCTACCGCGGCCTGCGTCACCGTCGTGGCCTCCCGCTGCGTGGTCAGCGCACCCGTACCAATGCACGTACCCGCAAGGGTCCGCGCAAGGCCATCAAGAAGTAA
- the rpsK gene encoding 30S ribosomal protein S11, translating into MAKPAAAAKTKKKIKRVVTDGIAHVHASFNNTIITITDRQGNALSWATSGGAGFRGSRKSTPFAAQVAAEKAGRAALDYGVKSLEVRIKGPGPGRESAVRSLNNVGYKIVNIIDVTPIPHNGCRPPKKRRV; encoded by the coding sequence ATGGCCAAGCCGGCCGCTGCTGCCAAAACCAAGAAGAAGATCAAGCGAGTCGTCACCGACGGCATCGCCCACGTCCACGCTTCTTTCAACAACACCATCATCACGATCACCGACCGCCAGGGCAACGCGCTGTCGTGGGCGACTTCGGGCGGCGCGGGTTTCCGCGGTTCGCGCAAGTCGACCCCGTTCGCCGCGCAGGTCGCCGCCGAAAAGGCCGGCCGCGCTGCGCTCGACTACGGCGTCAAGTCGCTGGAAGTCCGCATCAAGGGCCCCGGCCCTGGTCGCGAATCCGCCGTTCGTTCCTTGAACAACGTCGGCTACAAGATCGTAAACATCATCGACGTCACGCCGATCCCGCACAACGGCTGCCGTCCGCCCAAAAAGCGTCGCGTCTGA